Proteins encoded in a region of the Nicotiana tomentosiformis chromosome 9, ASM39032v3, whole genome shotgun sequence genome:
- the LOC138899179 gene encoding uncharacterized protein, with protein sequence MCKYDGTHGHRTEDCRQLKEDVARLFNNEHLQGFMSYRAKNHFRNRESNEQIEQEEPHLVITMIIGGIDVPHGPMLKRTKVSIIREKWTRDYVPEGTVSFNDEDAKGMVQPHNDALIIFVIVNKSRVKRVLIDPGSSSNIIRSRVVEQLGLQDQIVPAVQVLNRLNMACETTKEELTLAVNTIRTVQEEKFYVIEGYMRYNALCGRPWIHNTRAVP encoded by the coding sequence atgtgtaaatatgatggcactcacggccacagaaccgAAGATTGCAGACAACTGAAAGAAGACGTAGCCCGGCTATTCAATAACGAACACCTCCAAGGATTTATGAgttatcgagccaaaaatcacttcaggaacagAGAATCAAACGAGCAGATCGAGCAAGAGGAGCCTCATCTCGTCATCaccatgatcattggtgggattGACGTCCCCCATGGGCCAATGTTAAAGCGCACTAAAGTGTCCATTATAAGAgaaaaatggactcgagattatgtaccggagggaaccgtatctttcaacgatgaggatgCTAAAGGCATGGTGCAaccacacaatgatgcactgaTAATATTTGTAAttgtaaataaatctcgagttaagcgtgtgttaattgatcccgGTAGCTCGTcgaatatcatcagatcgagggtcgtggaacaactgggtctacaagaccaaattgtgccTGCAGTCCAAGTTTTAAACAGGTtaaacatggcatgtgagaccactaaagagGAGCTAACCCTAGCGGTAAACACTATCAGAACCGTTCAAGAAgaaaagttctatgtgatcgaaggatatatgagatataatgctctgTGCGGGAGGCCTTGGATTCACAACACGAGGGCAGTACCCTAA